One part of the Salvelinus fontinalis isolate EN_2023a chromosome 4, ASM2944872v1, whole genome shotgun sequence genome encodes these proteins:
- the LOC129854128 gene encoding putative palmitoyltransferase ZDHHC13 yields the protein MDWKGDNGVHNHDSCQGHGGHSHGPTVHGFGGHGGGLAHGFHGQFGPRADQIDPTQQPKKRSHMDDSSSWDIVKATQFGILDRCKELVEAGYDVRQPDKENVSLLHWAAINNRAEVVKYYITKGAVIDQLGGDLNSTPLHWAIRQGHLSMVIQLLRYGADPSMADGEGYRSLHLAILFQHMPIAAYLMAKGQEVDLPDSNGQTPLMLAAQKIIGPEPTNFLMKCNASVGAVDKVNRNSPLHCAVLAGNVDAAHILLEAGASVDAENANGHTPIDLAHQVHSPLLIHMLNHIKQERIRSSSRCLRLVNRYRVCLQFMFSVAVLGSLGAIADLSSESWLLKGVLLACVMAVVNLAQRQLASQALQSLVPATALMASVFWMLVTWCLWFLPDGPSATVQVLFTFNATALLYYYLRSCRTDPGIVKATEEEKKMNVVLLAEAGCLDPRIFCTSCMMKKPMRANHCFSCDACVAKQDHHSIWINGCIGARNHHFFVLFLLSLCLMGAWMFYGCLMYWSKHCPLHYQEEGVWGVISALVGCSSWVLGIFCLAFFHTAWASILLVIQLYQIAFYGLTTAERANLMLRQRKLPQSISLRQNPYNLGVVRNLVSFFQLRCCGLFKPAMVDWTQQYPPGRDHMMFGHPDIV from the exons ATGGATTGGAAGGGAGATAACGGC GTTCACAACCATGACAGTTGCCAAGGCCACGGGGGTCACTCGCATGGGCCTACAGTGCATGGATTCGGGGGTCACGGCGGTGGTTTGGCGCACGGGTTCCATGGCCAATTTGGCCCACGAGCTGACCAGATAGACCCCACTCAGCAGCCCAAGAAACGGTCGCATATGGATGACAGCAGCAGCTGGGACATTGTCAAAGCAACACA GTTTGGTATCCTGGACCGATGTAAGGAACTGGTGGAGGCCGGTTACGATGTGAGGCAGCCTGACAAGGAGAATGTCTCCCTCTTACACTGGGCAGCCATTAACAACCGCGCAGAGGTGGTCAA GTATTATATAACCAAAGGGGCCGTCATAGACCAGCTAGGTGGTGACCTGAACTCCACACCCCTGCATTGGGCCATAAG GCAGGGCCACCTCTCCATGGTGATCCAGCTGCTGCGGTACGGAGCCGACCCATCTATGGCCGACGGGGAGGGCTACCGCAGCCTGCATCTGGCAATCCTCTTCCAACACATGCCCATAGCAGCCTACCTCATGGCCAAGGGACAG GAAGTTGACCTTCCTGACTCAAATGGGCAGACACCCCTGATGTTGGCAGCACAGAAAATCATTGG GCCCGAGCCCACTAACTTCCTGATGAAATGCAATGCGTCGGTGGGTGCGGTGGACAAAGTGAACAGGAACTCTCCGCTGCACTGTGCCGTGCTGGCGGGAAACGTAGACGCCGCCCACATCCTGCTGGAGGCCGGGGCTAGCGTGGATGCCGAGAACGCCAAC GGTCACACTCCCATAGACCTGGCCCATCAGGTGCACAGCCCCCTGCTCATCCACATGCTCAACCACATCAAGCAGGAGAGGATACGCTCCAGCTCCCGCTGCCTGCGCCTAGTTAACCGATACAGG GTGTGTCTTCAGTTTATGTTCAGTGTTGCTGTGCTGGGCAGTTTGGGAGCGATAGCTGACTTGAGCTCAGAATCCTGGCTGCTAAAAGGGGTTCTGCTGGCCTGTGTGATGGCTGTGGTCAACCTGGCCCAACG GCAGTTGGCGAGCCAGGCCCTGCAGTCGCTGGTTCCTGCTACAGCTCTCATGGCGTCAGTCTTCTGGATGCTGGTCACCTGGTGCCTGTGGTTCCTGCCTG ATGGTCCTAGTGCCACGGTACAGGTGTTGTTCACTTTCAACGCCACAGCTCTGCTCTACTACTACCTCCGCTCCTGTAGGACTGACCCCGGCATCGTCAAGGCAACTGAGGAAGAGAAAAAGATG AATGTGGTGTTGCTGGCAGAGGCGGGCTGCTTGGACCCCAGGATCTTCTGCACTTCCTGTATG ATGAAGAAGCCAATGAGGGCCAATCACTGCTTCTCCTGTGACGCCTGCGTGGCAAAACAGGATCATCACTCCATCTGGATCAATGGCTGCATAG GTGCCAGGAACCACCACTTCTTTGttctcttcctgctctctctctgcctgatgGGAGCGTGGATGTTCTACGGATGTCTCATGT ACTGGTCAAAGCACTGTCCGCTGCACTACCAGGAGGAGGGTGTGTGGGGTGTTATCTCTGCCCTGGTGGGCTGTTCTTCCTGGGTACTGGGCATCTTCTGTCTAGCTTTCTTCCATACCGCCTGGGCTtccatactactggtcatacAGCTCTACcag ATTGCGTTCTACGGCCTGACCACCGCAGAGAGGGCAAACCTGATGCTTCGTCAGAGGAAACTCCCACAATCCATCTCCCTCAGACAGAACCCTTACAA tttGGGTGTGGTGCGTAACCTGGTGTCGTTCTTCCAGCTGCGTTGCTGTGGGCTGTTCAAGCCCGCCATGGTCGACTGGACCCAGCAGTACCCACCCGGCCGAGACCACATGATGTTCGGCCACCCCGACATCGTCTGA